The sequence TTGAGAGAAGAACGTTTACTATAATGAGAATCCTCCCTCCTAAGGTTAATCCATTGGTTCAGAAGATGGTGTATCAACATGATGGTGGTGATGTTAGTTACTCAGATCTTGGTGGGTTAACTCATCAGCTCAGAGATGTAAGAGACTGGATTGAACGTCCTCTCATAGATCCTGACATTTTTGAACGAGTTGGTGTAAAGCCTCCCAAGGTTGGTTTTGGATTCCTTCTTGTTTTATTTCGACTCTTAATATTCATTATCTTGTATGTTGACCTATTGTAACAGGGAGTTCTTCTCTATGGACCTCCTGGTACTGGAAAGACATTGTTAGCCAAAGCAATCGCTAGCAATATTAATTCAACTTTTTTGATGGTTAGTGAGCTTCAGAGTTTGTATAAATTAGTCGTTTCTAGGTTGTGCTAAGTTTTAGAAGTATATGTTGTTTTGTTAGGTTGTTTCTAGCTCGCTTGTTAGCAAATACGTGGGAGAGAGTCCATTGATGGTGAGAGAGATGTTTAAATATGCCCGTGAACATCAAGTaagttctctttctttctcactTCTTCTTGTTGTGACTTGTACTGAAACGTTGAAACGTTCTTCTGGTTATGTAGCCATGCATCATCTTTTTGGATGAGATTGATGCTATTGGTAGACGTAGATCCAGCTACGGAGAAGGAGATACTAGTGAGTGTGACAGAGTCCTCATCGAGCTTCTCTCCCAACTTGATGGATTCAACGAACTTGATAAGGTATCTTCTTCTTTCATCTTGTAAGTTTTTGATGAACATGTGTCTAAACGAGTTCAATGACTTTTTTCTTTAGGTGAAGGTTATAATGGCAACGAACAGACCTGATGTTCTTGACCCTGCGCTGCTTAGACCTGGTAGAATCGATAAGAAGATAGAGTTCTCATTGCCTAACGAAGATTCCAGAATGAGAATCCTTAAGATTCATGCTTCTGGTATTACTAAACAAGGAGCTATCGACTACGAAAAGGTCGTGAAACTATCTGAGGTTCGACATCACACTCTCATGACTTGTCTTTGTTATACGCAAAACACAACAAAAGCTTTGCATTTTAAAACTTGTCTTCACAGGGATTCAATGGAGCAGATATGCGTAACATATGTACTGAAGCAGGGATGTTAGCTTTACGTGCAGGGCACGATTACGTTGTCCCCAGCGACTTCATCAAGGTAAGTAAAGTTTCTGCTTATTATATAACGTTGTTGCACTGTTTTCTTCTTATAAACATAACTTTAAACTTGCTTTCAGGCTGTAACGAAACTAGGCGAAGCGAAGAAGCTTGAGTCCAGTGCACATTACAATGCTGATTTCTGAGAGAGTAGAGATCAGAAACGTGTAAATTAGTAGAAGGGACACAACTCACTTATGTATCGAGTTAGATGGGGTAGACCTCTGTTGTACTTTTCCTTTGCATGGATGGAATCTCCAAAGTCCAAACTCTTCTCTGTACATCtattttatcatttataaaccAGCTTGATACCTACCAATACCATTAAAGCATATATGAAAGAGAAGCTGAAACAGTATTTGAGGTTTGTTAATTGTCTGAAATTATGATAAAAAGACTAAATTAACTCtcctaaatcatttataaatgttttaaaactataatagaagtttataaatctaattacacccctaaatactaaactttaaaCAATAATCATTAAATACTAAAACCAAATGTTatgatatttttgataaaagtaTTCTTGAAAAGTGATATCCAATTTGTTATAACAGTGAGAGATCCACAACACatgtgttatttttaaatggtcttatttattttatattaaaatttatttaccaGATAAATTATACTAATATTAAATAGATACTCATATGAGAAATTTTACCACCAATGACGTTTTTCAGGGGGCCCTGTTTTCAGAATATGTGTATCTGTGGGGGTTGAACTGTAAAACCAAAAACTTTATGAATATGTATAAAATAGCGGGATTCAATAAAAGAAAAGTTTCAGgtattttcagttataaaaaaaaaaaatcatacttgATACGTTGGAAACTTGGAATGATAGCAAGTGTGCTTGCGGAGCAATAGtaaagttttcttcttcttcttcttcttgatttgTGTGACTTCAAAGGCTTCCATGGAAGACGTAGatgaagagatagagagaagAATCAATGACGAGAAAGTGAAGAGAGGCATAGCCATTATGAGATGCAAGTCTAAACTCCTCATTCGCAACATTAACCAAGAAAGAACCAAAACTGGTAAATACTCctttctaaaccctaaggtttccATTCGATTGCTTGTGCTTCAAGTTTGCGTGTTTCTGATCAGTAAAAGAGAATCTGGAAGCTTTAAAGATAAGACTCGAAGAAACTGAAGACGAACTCAAGTACTTTACCACTACTCATGCGGAATTGGTTGGAGAAGTTGTGCAACCTCTAGGCAAAGAAAGATGTAACgttcttgattttcttgatttttggTTTGTTTCAGATCATTGGCTTTAATATACAGTTTTGATCTCAGTTCTTGTGAAAGTAAACGAAGGAGTTCGTTACATAGTGAATCGCTCAAGCTTAGTGGCTCAGTCAAAGCTAGTTTCTGGAACCAGAGTTAGTCTTCAGCGAAGAACGTTTACTATAATGAGAATCCTCCCTCCTGAGGTTAATCCATTGGTTCAGAAGATGGTGTATCAACATGATGGTGGTGATGTTAGTTACTCAGATCTTGGTGGGTTAACTCATCAACTCAAAGATGTAAGAGACTGGATTGAACGTCCTCTCATAGATCCTGACATTTTTGAACGAGTTGGTGTAAAGCCTCCCAAGGTTGGTTTTGGATcccttcttgttttttttatccTGCAAGATGATTCATTATGTTGATCTAATGTAACAGGGAGTGCTTCTCTATGGACCTCCTGGTACCGGAAAGACATTGTTAGCCAAAGCAATCGCTAGCTATATCAATTCAACTTTCTTGATGGTTAGTGACCTTAAGAGTTTGTATAACTAGTCGTTATTTTTGTGGATATATACTAAGTTTTATGAGAATATGTTGTTTTGTAGGTTGTTTCTAGCTCGCTTGTTAGCAAATACGTGGGAGAGAGTTCATTGTTGGTGAGAGAGATGTTTAAGTATGCTCGTGAACATCAAGTAAGTTCTCTTGATGTCTACTTGTTGGTGTGACTTGTATTGTTTCCTTATGGATAAgctagtttttttcttcttgttatgtAGCCATGCATCATCTTTATGGATGAGATTGATGCTGTCGGTAGACGTAGATCCAGATACGGAGAAGGAGAAACTAGTGAGTGTAATAGAGTCCTCGTCGAGCTTCTCTCTCAACTTGATGGATTCAACGAACTTGATAAGGTATCTTTTTCTTTCATCTAGAAATTTTGATGAACTTTTGTCTAAACGAGTTCATCTCTGTTTCTTCAGGTGAAAGTTATAATGGCAACGAACAGACCTGATGTTCTTGaccctgcccttctacgacctGGTAGAATCGATAAGAAGATAGAGTTCTCATTGCCTAACGAAGATTCCAGAATGAGAATCCTTAAGATTCATGCTTCTGGTATTACTAAACAAGGAGCTATCGACTACGAAAAAGTCGTGAAGCTATCTGAGGTTCGTTACACACTCTCAtgtcttttgtttgtttatgcAAAACAGAACAAAAGCTTTGCATTTTAAAACTTGTCTTTACAGGGATTCAGTGGAGCAGATGTGTGTAACATATGTACCGAAGCAGGGATGTTAGCTTTACGTGCAGGGCACGATTACGTTGTCCCCAACGACTTCATCAAGGTATGTAAGTTTCtgcttattatttatataacgTTGTTGCAATGTTTTCTTCTTATGAATTATGATCATAACTTAAACGTGTTTTCAGGCTGTAACGAAACTAGGCGAAGCGAAGAAACTTGAG comes from Brassica rapa cultivar Chiifu-401-42 chromosome A02, CAAS_Brap_v3.01, whole genome shotgun sequence and encodes:
- the LOC103852951 gene encoding 26S proteasome regulatory subunit S10B homolog B-like encodes the protein MVTQSKLVSGTRVTLERRTFTIMRILPPKVNPLVQKMVYQHDGGDVSYSDLGGLTHQLRDVRDWIERPLIDPDIFERVGVKPPKGVLLYGPPGTGKTLLAKAIASNINSTFLMVVSSSLVSKYVGESPLMVREMFKYAREHQPCIIFLDEIDAIGRRRSSYGEGDTSECDRVLIELLSQLDGFNELDKVKVIMATNRPDVLDPALLRPGRIDKKIEFSLPNEDSRMRILKIHASGITKQGAIDYEKVVKLSEGFNGADMRNICTEAGMLALRAGHDYVVPSDFIKAVTKLGEAKKLESSAHYNADF
- the LOC103852952 gene encoding 26S proteasome regulatory subunit S10B homolog B-like; this translates as MRILPPEVNPLVQKMVYQHDGGDVSYSDLGGLTHQLKDVRDWIERPLIDPDIFERVGVKPPKGVLLYGPPGTGKTLLAKAIASYINSTFLMVVSSSLVSKYVGESSLLVREMFKYAREHQPCIIFMDEIDAVGRRRSRYGEGETSECNRVLVELLSQLDGFNELDKVKVIMATNRPDVLDPALLRPGRIDKKIEFSLPNEDSRMRILKIHASGITKQGAIDYEKVVKLSEGFSGADVCNICTEAGMLALRAGHDYVVPNDFIKAVTKLGEAKKLESSAHYSAGF